A single genomic interval of Drosophila virilis strain 15010-1051.87 chromosome 2, Dvir_AGI_RSII-ME, whole genome shotgun sequence harbors:
- the LOC6631088 gene encoding RCC1 domain-containing protein 1 isoform X1, producing the protein MRQLLFTGFNAFGQHNGSNTDRISGRVTALTEISVPGHDAGNAIIALSWRYTAYAVGTKLWLRGLFNLVPGECLEVEAPASIKALAACDSHCLVLLQNGELYKLPAKMNATLQHIKLETTPTTSAATKRTIFGTPKLARDASHDITHIACGTHINVAISANNAVYSIPSCLHQFPQRQWRVQQLECGHEHALLLNGNGDVYSWGNGLRGQLGHETLAVVETPLLLEALAGIKITHIAAGGWHSVAISAFGDLYTWGLNCKGQLGVRVMKPDGLLKEPTVYPLPQLHDLPDCCGVENDACAPLKVFAGSRHTLLLRSCGRLWASGWCAHGQLGTQPTKLEYLDIFQAVRDTPKGNNYTVFCGPWSSLIALSLKADCYGT; encoded by the exons ATGCGACAGTTACTATTTACGGGGTTCAATGCATTTGGGCAGCACAATGGAAGCAACACTGACCGCATTTCCGGTCGCGTCACTGCCTTAACCG aaattagCGTACCCGGGCATGACGCGGGTAACGCTATAATTGCGTTGAGCTGGCGTTATACCGCATATGCTGTGGGCACTAAGCTATGGCTGCGCGGACTCTTCAACTTGGTGCCTGGGGAATGCCTGGAAGTGGAGGCACCTGCGAGTATAAAAGCGTTAGCCGCTTGCGATTCACATTGCCTGGTGCTGCTGCAGAATGGCGAGCTGTACAAGCTGCCAGCCAAGATGAATGCAACATTGCAACACATCAAATTGGAAACAACCCCCACAACAAGTGCAGCCACAAAGCGAACTATTTTTGGTACACCTAAGCTAGCTAGGGACGCCTCACACGACATCACTCACATAGCCTGTGGCACGCATATTAATGTGGCCATAAGCGCTAACAACGCCGTGTACAGCATACCCAGCTGCTTGCATCAGTTCCCGCAACGTCAATGGCGGGTCCAACAGTTGGAGTGCGGACACGAGCATGCCCTGTTGCTGAACGGCAATGGCGATGTCTACAGCTGGGGCAATGGACT TCGTGGACAACTAGGCCACGAAACACTAGCTGTAGTGGAGACGCCACTGTTGCTGGAGGCGCTGGCGGGCATTAAG ATAACACACATTGCCGCTGGTGGCTGGCATAGCGTAGCCATCTCTGCATTTGGGGATCTCTATACGTGGGGCTTGAATTGCAAAGGTCAACTGGGTGTGCGCGTTATGAAACCCGATGGTTTGCTAAAAGAGCCCACGGTTTATCCATTGCCTCAGCTGCATGATTTGCCAGACTGTTGCGGGGTAGAGAATGATGCCTGTGCGCCTCTAAAAGTATTTGCAGGTTCACGTCACACATTGCTCCTGCGCAGCTGTGGCAGACTCTGGGCTAGTGGCTGGTGTGCCCACGGCCAGCTGGGCACGCAGCCCACTAAATTGGAATACTTGGACATATTTCAAGCTGTACGAGATACGCCTAAGGGTAATAATTATACTGTGTTTTGTGGTCCGTGGTCCAGCTTGATTGCCTTGT CTCTTAAGGCTGACTGCTATGGTACTTAA
- the LOC6631089 gene encoding ADP-ribosylation factor-like protein 3 isoform X2 has protein sequence MGLLSLLRKLRPNPEKEARILLLGLDNAGKTTILKQLASEDITTVTPTAGFNIKSVAADGFKLNVWDIGGQWKIRPYWKNYFANTDVLIYVIDCTDRKRLSEAGSELFEMLMDNRLKRVPLLVFANKQDLPSAMSASEVAEALGLVRLEERTWEIKACTAVDGTGIKEGMDWVCKNMKK, from the exons ATG ggTCTACTTTCGCTGTTGCGCAAACTGCGCCCCAATCCGGAAAAGGAGGCACGTATTTTGCTGCTCGGTTTGGACAATGCCGGCAAGACAACGATTCTCAAACAACTGGCTTCCGAGGATATAACAACG GTGACGCCCACCGCGGGCTTTAACATCAAATCCGTAGCAGCAGATGGGTTCAAATTGAATGTATGGGATATTGGCGGTCAATGGAAAATAAGGCCATATTGGAAGAACTACTTTGCCAATACCGATGTTTTG ATCTACGTTATAGACTGCACGGATCGGAAACGCCTATCAGAAGCGGGCAGTGAACTCTTTGAGATGCTTATGGACAATCGTTTAAAGAGAGTACCGCTGCTGGTGTTTGCCAACAAGCAGGACTTGCCCAGTGCCATGAGCGCCTCCGAAGTGGCCGAGGCTCTGGGTCTAGTGCGTCTAGAGGAGCGCACTTGGGAAATTAAGGCCTGCACAGCTGTAGATGGCACTGGCATCAAAGAGGGCATGGACTGGGTgtgcaaaaatatgaaaaagtaG
- the Drice gene encoding caspase, producing the protein MAANNNSNNEIESTDQVGIRVEVATNTDDITDAFGSVGNSSSSSGGASTSAIHKQNSYGSGAIGQLASNGYSSSSYHKYVAKMVTDRHAAEYNMRHKNRGMAIIFNHEHFEVPTLKSRAGTNVDCENLSRVLKQLDFDVSVYKDCRYPEILSTIKYVSSQNHEHNDCILVAILSHGEMGYIYAKDTQYKLDNIWSHFTANHCPTLAGKPKLFFIQACQGDRLDTGVTMQRGRTETDGDSSMSYKIPIHADFLIAYSTIPGFYSWRNTTRGSWFMQSLCAELAANGKRLDILTLLTFVCQRVAVDFESCTPDTPDMHQQKQIPCITTMLTRILLFSDKEKAPAGRN; encoded by the coding sequence ATGGCcgccaacaacaatagcaacaacgaAATCGAGTCCACCGACCAGGTAGGCATACGAGTCGAGGTCGCCACCAACACCGACGATATTACCGATGCCTTTGGCTCTgtgggcaacagcagcagcagcagcggcggcgcatCGACCTCCGCAATTCACAAACAAAACAGTTATGGCAGCGGCGCCATTGGGCAGCTGGCCTCAAACGGGTACAGTTCGTCCAGCTATCACAAATATGTGGCCAAAATGGTTACCGATCGACATGCTGCCGAGTACAACATGCGGCACAAGAATCGCGGCATGGCAATCATATTTAATCATGAACATTTCGAGGTGCCCACACTAAAATCCCGTGCTGGTACGAATGTGGACTGTGAGAATCTGTCACGTGTGCTCAAACAGCTGGACTTTGATGTCTCTGTGTACAAGGACTGTCGATACCCGGAGATTTTGAGCACAATTAAGTATGTGTCATCGCAGAATCACGAGCACAACGATTGCATACTCGTGGCCATACTCTCACACGGCGAAATGGGCTACATTTATGCAAAGGATACTCAGTACAAGCTGGACAATATCTGGAGCCACTTCACGGCCAATCACTGTCCCACGCTGGCTGGCAAACCCAAGCTGTTCTTTATACAGGCCTGCCAGGGCGACCGCTTGGACACGGGTGTCACAATGCAACGCGGTCGCACCGAAACCGACGGCGACTCCTCAATGAGCTACAAGATACCCATCCACGCCGACTTTCTGATTGCCTACTCCACCATACCAGGCTTTTACTCATGGCGTAACACCACGCGCGGCAGCTGGTTCATGCAAAGTCTGTGCGCTGAGCTGGCCGCCAACGGCAAACGTCTGGACATTCTCACCCTGCTTACGTTCGTCTGTCAGCGTGTCGCTGTTGATTTCGAGTCCTGCACACCGGACACACCAGATATGCATCAGCAgaagcaaataccctgtattacCACAATGCTGACACGCATATTGCTATTCAGCGATAAGGAAAAAGCTCCGGCTGGACGTAATTAA
- the LOC6631088 gene encoding uncharacterized protein isoform X2, producing MRQLLFTGFNAFGQHNGSNTDRISGRVTALTEISVPGHDAGNAIIALSWRYTAYAVGTKLWLRGLFNLVPGECLEVEAPASIKALAACDSHCLVLLQNGELYKLPAKMNATLQHIKLETTPTTSAATKRTIFGTPKLARDASHDITHIACGTHINVAISANNAVYSIPSCLHQFPQRQWRVQQLECGHEHALLLNGNGDVYSWGNGL from the exons ATGCGACAGTTACTATTTACGGGGTTCAATGCATTTGGGCAGCACAATGGAAGCAACACTGACCGCATTTCCGGTCGCGTCACTGCCTTAACCG aaattagCGTACCCGGGCATGACGCGGGTAACGCTATAATTGCGTTGAGCTGGCGTTATACCGCATATGCTGTGGGCACTAAGCTATGGCTGCGCGGACTCTTCAACTTGGTGCCTGGGGAATGCCTGGAAGTGGAGGCACCTGCGAGTATAAAAGCGTTAGCCGCTTGCGATTCACATTGCCTGGTGCTGCTGCAGAATGGCGAGCTGTACAAGCTGCCAGCCAAGATGAATGCAACATTGCAACACATCAAATTGGAAACAACCCCCACAACAAGTGCAGCCACAAAGCGAACTATTTTTGGTACACCTAAGCTAGCTAGGGACGCCTCACACGACATCACTCACATAGCCTGTGGCACGCATATTAATGTGGCCATAAGCGCTAACAACGCCGTGTACAGCATACCCAGCTGCTTGCATCAGTTCCCGCAACGTCAATGGCGGGTCCAACAGTTGGAGTGCGGACACGAGCATGCCCTGTTGCTGAACGGCAATGGCGATGTCTACAGCTGGGGCAATGGACTGTAG
- the St2 gene encoding luciferin sulfotransferase, translated as MQLVYRELDADIVRRTNAIFPAQDCFVEVLPDQLIIPRKYVELGESISNLPVYEDDVWMVSYPRTGSTWALEMVWLLGHQLDFEAAKQDVRMRAPLIELSALFSIDHHQWVADAFGNTVELVRNLPRPRYARSHLSWQLLPEQFETVKPKIVYTARNPKDLCVSYYHYCKLLHGINGDFEQFVELFLGGHTPMGSYWKHVLPFWKRSVDDNVLFIKYEDMIRDLPAVVRRCAQFLDVSNILNEANMARICDHLKFDSMQNNKAINLERELPQRETKFIRKGKIGDWRNHMTDEMSERFDSWSEQHLRGSGLTFDYD; from the exons ATGCAGCTTGTTTATCGGGAACTGGATGCGGATATTGTGCGTCGCACAAATGCCATATTTCCGGCGCAGGATTGCTTTGTCGAGGTGCTGCCCGATCAACTGATCATACCACGCAAATATGTAGAGCTCGGTGAATCGATAAGCAATTTGCCCGTCTATGAAGATGATGTGTGGATGGTGTCGTATCCACGTACCGGTTCGACGTGGGCCCTAGAGATGGTCTGGCTGCTAGGCCATCAGCTGGACTTTGAGGCCGCGAAGCAGGATGTGCGAATGCGTGCACCCTTGATTGAGCTATCCGCACTATTCAGCATAGACCATCATCAGTGGGTAGC GGATGCTTTTGGCAACACAGTTGAGCTGGTGCGCAATCTGCCACGTCCTCGGTATGCACGTTCGCATCTGtcctggcagctgctgccagagCAATTTGAGACGGTCAAGCCAAAAATTGTGTACACCGCGCGCAATCCCAAGGATCTGTGTGTCTCCTACTATCACTATTGCAAGCTGCTCCATGGAATCAATGGTGATTTTGAGCAATTCGTGGAGCTCTTTCTGGGCGGCCATACGCCCATGGGCTCGTACTGGAAGCATGTGCTGCCCTTCTGGAAGCGCAGCGTTGATGATAATGTCCTATTTATTAAATACGAGGACATGATTCGCGATTTGCCCGCGGTGGTAAGACGCTGTGCCCAATTCCTGGATGTTTCAAATATTCTCAACGAAGCCAACATGGCGCGCATTTGCGACCATTTGAAGTTCGACAGCATGCAAAACAATAAAGCCATCAATCTGGAGCGTGAACTTCCTCAGAGGGAGACGAAATTCATACGCAAAGGCAAAATTGGCGACTGGCGAAATCACATGACCGATGAAATGTCCGAGAGATTTGATTCATGGTCCGAGCAACATTTGCGCGGAAGCGGCTTGACATTTGATTACGATTAG
- the LOC6631264 gene encoding ADP-ribosylation factor-like protein 3 — MSYIYKGVTSFLGKLKGTPSEEFNVLILGLNNAGKSTLAARLSLETGDALKRISPTVDLTERHLKFKRIKVCLRDLSGQWRMRQSWHTFYQEANILIFVVDSTDASRLSEARCELCDVLLDERMAQVPLLLLANKQDAVGALPSSMISELLGLNRLEGRVWEIHGCSSLAGDGIESTIGWIYGKLKKLRTPSRFSKLLTPSFLFGPTCSLDFRRREMNIS, encoded by the exons ATGTCCTATATTTACAAGGGTGTCACTTCGTTCCTGGGCAAACTAAAGGGGACGCCCTCGGAGGAGTTTAATGTGCTTATTCTGGGCCTGAACAATGCAGGCAAGAGTACTTTGGCGGCCCGCCTTAGCTTGGAAACCGGGGACGCC TTAAAGCGCATTTCTCCTACGGTCGACCTAACCGAGcgacatttaaaatttaaaaggaTAAAGGTATGCTTGCGTGACTTGAGTGGTCAATGGAGGATGCGTCAATCGTGGCATACATTTTATCAGGAAGCCAACATATTG ATCTTTGTTGTCGATAGCACGGACGCGTCGCGTTTGAGTGAAGCACGTTGCGAGCTCTGTGATGTTCTGCTGGACGAGCGGATGGCACAGGTTccgctgctgcttttggccaACAAACAGGACGCGGTTGGTGCTTTGCCAAGTTCCATGATATCCGAGCTGTTGGGATTGAACCGTTTGGAGGGTCGTGTTTGGGAGATACACGGCTGCTCCTCATTGGCAGGCGACGGCATCGAA aGTACGATTGGTTGGATCTACGGTAAACTTAAGAAGCTCCGTACACCAAGTCGTTTTAGTAAACTTTTAACTCCATCTTTTCTGTTTGGACCAACATGTTCATTGGACTTTCGACGGCGCGAAATGaacatttcataa
- the LOC6631265 gene encoding uncharacterized protein encodes MYMKRALFVLALLSAQPYGHMASEDESNPFLDMASMFIQEALSNQNGGGGGAAAGGGGAGAGLAGVASMIGSFMQANGKAGGGGGGGAMQILSGLGSLLANNARGGNGGGGGGGFDPSIIGNVLEMFTQNDDEDSGAAQRRSNSGGSSDGGSGIGLDTILQVASAFMNTQGGAEKPATHTHHQQKRSASEEPESENGIMNLLPLVMQAVSSFAGPEGQSTQERHKSHAWVLPPFLEHVHVLWDHFSNSELADALYEKSGVNKIMKGFKGRDGKLDYDKLFESLNNQSFRRRWIKSATLYLADWASYLANPENYLRYFQTAQIMFNGLLKSQGYPKQTYFDPARPSETISNLLNHVAKHHLNVKIDARQYVKPAVGYAKELLKLGQARGLLQFNATEISDRLTDTLNLEVIEPVLKVHRAYRYISKSPQCDRYVLCQLNAAALEQQQQQQQQQSKKQATASSPGGLIAGVSPKIVKIGSMGAAIFISTETGTPFWTLFGVINAPYNCEVKYPVDCNGFHEGEAKVTTEYVHNEL; translated from the exons ATGTACATGAAGCGAGCTCTATTTGTGCTGGCGCTGCTCAGCGCACAGCCCTATGGCCACATGGCCAGTGAGGATGAATCCAATCCATTCCTGGACATGGCCTCCATGTTCATACAGGAGGCATTGTCAAATCAGaacggtggcggtggcggtgctgctgctggcggggGCGGTGCGGGCGCCGGACTGGCAGGTGTCGCCTCCATGATCGGCAGCTTCATGCAAGCCAATGGAAAAgccggtggcggtggcggcggtggcgccATGCAAATCTTATCAGGTCTGGGCAGTCTGCTGGCCAACAATGCACGTGGCGGCAATGGaggtggtggcggcggtgggTTTGATCCGTCCATCATTGGAAATGTCCTGGAAATGTTCACACAAAACGATGACGAGGATTCTGGCGCCGCTCAAAggcgcagcaacagcggcggcagctCTGATGGCGGCTCTGGCATTGGCCTGGACACCATTCTGCAAGTGGCCTCCGCTTTTATGAACACACAGGGCGGTGCCGAGAAGCCAGCTACACATACCCATCATCAACAGAAGAGATCCGCATCCGAAGAGCCAGAGTCGGAAAATGGTATCATGAACTTGTTGCCGCTGGTTATGCAGGCAGTTAGCTCCTTTGCTGGTCCCGAGGGCCAGAGCACACAGGAACGCCATAAGAGTCATGCCTGGGTGCTGCCACCATTCCTGGAGCATGTGCACGTGCTGTGGGATCACTTCTCCAACTCGGAGCTCGCCGATGCGCTATACGAAAAGTCGGGCGTCAACAAGATCATGAAG gGCTTCAAGGGCCGTGATGGCAAGTTGGATTATGACAAATTGTTCGAGTCTCTGAACAATCAATCATTCCGTCGTCGCTGGATCAAATCGGCCACATTGTATTTGGCTGACTGGGCCAGTTATTTGGCCAATCCTGAAAACTATCTCAG ATATTTCCAGACGGCGCAAATTATGTTCAACGGTCTGTTAAAATCTCAAGGTTATCCCAAGCAAACCTATTTCGATCCGGCACGTCCCAGCGAGACAATTTCAAACCTATTGAACCACGTTGCCAAACATCATTTGAATGTGAAAATCGATGCGCGCCAGTACGTGAAACCCGCAGTGGGCTAtgccaaggagctgctgaaACTGGGCCAAGCACGTGGCCTGCTGCAGTTCAATGCTACCGAGATCAGTGATAGATTAACGGATACACTGAATCTGGAG GTTATCGAACCGGTGCTTAAAGTCCATCGCGCCTACAGATACATCTCGAAGTCGCCGCAATGCGATCGCTATGTGCTCTGCCAGCTAAATGCAGCTGCTTtggagcaacaacagcagcagcagcagcaacagtccaAGAAACAAGCGACTGCCTCATCGCCGGGCGGTCTCATTGCCGGTGTTAGTCCGAAAATTGTCAAGATCGGCAGCATGGGTGCCGCGATCTTCATTAGCACAGAAACCGGTACACCATTCTGGACGCTATTTGGGGTAATCAATGCGCCATATAATTGTGAG GTGAAATATCCAGTCGACTGCAATGGCTTCCATGAGGGCGAGGCCAAGGTGACCACGGAATATGTGCACAAcgagttgtag
- the LOC116651433 gene encoding uncharacterized protein, whose amino-acid sequence MAPSIFFVLFWRIGVHLLYPYRYTNRSIQDALGDDYILWVSSDRLQNEQLIMMLLRQSIENFLIFILIMEIMRSIHEGRELPFLLQ is encoded by the exons ATGGC TCCCAGCATATTCTTTGTTCTCTTCTGGCGGATTGGGGTCCATCTTCTTTATCCCTATAGATATACGAATCGCTCGATTCAGGATGCGCTTGGTGATGACTATATACTGTGGGTCTCCAGCGATCGATTGCAAAACGAACAATTGATCATGATGCTGCTGCGTCAGTCGATCGAAAATTTTCTGATATTCATATTGATTATGGAAATTATGCGCTCGATTCACGAAGGACGCGAACTGCCCTTTTTGTTACAATGA
- the Etfb gene encoding electron transfer flavoprotein subunit beta, translating into MARVLVGVKRVIDYAVKVRVKPEKNGVVTQGVKHSMNPFDEIAVEEAVKLKEKKLAGEIIAVSVGPAQSQEVIRTALAMGADRGVHVEVSAAEYDLLQPVHVSKILAKLALDEKADLVILGKQAIDDDANQTAQMTAAVLDWPQGTFCNKVEKTDAGLTIVREIDGGLETIKTKIPAVLSADLRLNTPRYATLPNIMKAKKKPLKKVTPKDLGVDTSPRIEIISVEDPPVRQAGAAVADVDALVAKLKAGGHI; encoded by the exons ATGGCTCGTGTTTTGGTTGGTGTAAAGCGTGTGATCGACTATGCCGTTAAG GTGCGCGTTAAGCCCGAAAAAAATGGCGTTGTTACCCAAGGTGTTAAGCACTCAATGAATCCCTTCGACGAGATTGCCGTCGAGGAGGCCGTCAAGCTCAAGGAGAAGAAGCTGGCCGGTGAGATCATTGCCGTGTCTGTGGGTCCAGCCCAATCGCAGGAGGTCATACGCACCGCCTTGGCTATGGGCGCAGATCGCGGTGTTCACGTTGAGGTGTCAGCAGCCGAGTACGATCTGTTGCAGCCAGTGCATGTGTCCAAAATACTTGCCAAGCTGGCGCTGGACGAGAAGGCGGATCTGGTCATACTGGGCAAGCAGGCTATTGATGACGATGCCAACCAGACGGCTCAGATGACTGCCGCGGTGCTGGACTGGCCTCAGGGCACATTCTGCAACAAAGTTGAGAAGACGGATGCGGGTCTGACGATTGTTCGTGAAATCGACGGCGGCCTGGAGACCATCAAGACCAAAATACCAGCCGTCCTCAGCGCTGATTTGCGCTTAAATACGCCGCGTTATGCCACGTTACCTAACATCATGAAAGCCAAGAAGAAGCCACTGAAGAAGGTGACACCCAAAGATTTGGGTGTTGATACCTCGCCACGCATTGAGATTATCTCCGTGGAGGATCCGCCAGTGCGTCAAGcgggcgctgctgttgccgacGTAGATGCTCTGGTGGCCAAGCTAAAGGCTGGTGGCCACATCTAA
- the LOC6631089 gene encoding ADP-ribosylation factor-like protein 3 isoform X1, producing MGLLSLLRKLRPNPEKEARILLLGLDNAGKTTILKQLASEDITTVSILEQMRLCFPNSRSNASQVTPTAGFNIKSVAADGFKLNVWDIGGQWKIRPYWKNYFANTDVLIYVIDCTDRKRLSEAGSELFEMLMDNRLKRVPLLVFANKQDLPSAMSASEVAEALGLVRLEERTWEIKACTAVDGTGIKEGMDWVCKNMKK from the exons ATG ggTCTACTTTCGCTGTTGCGCAAACTGCGCCCCAATCCGGAAAAGGAGGCACGTATTTTGCTGCTCGGTTTGGACAATGCCGGCAAGACAACGATTCTCAAACAACTGGCTTCCGAGGATATAACAACGGTGAGTATTTTGGAACAGATGCGTCTTTGCTTTCCTAATAGTCGTTCCAATGCTTCGCAGGTGACGCCCACCGCGGGCTTTAACATCAAATCCGTAGCAGCAGATGGGTTCAAATTGAATGTATGGGATATTGGCGGTCAATGGAAAATAAGGCCATATTGGAAGAACTACTTTGCCAATACCGATGTTTTG ATCTACGTTATAGACTGCACGGATCGGAAACGCCTATCAGAAGCGGGCAGTGAACTCTTTGAGATGCTTATGGACAATCGTTTAAAGAGAGTACCGCTGCTGGTGTTTGCCAACAAGCAGGACTTGCCCAGTGCCATGAGCGCCTCCGAAGTGGCCGAGGCTCTGGGTCTAGTGCGTCTAGAGGAGCGCACTTGGGAAATTAAGGCCTGCACAGCTGTAGATGGCACTGGCATCAAAGAGGGCATGGACTGGGTgtgcaaaaatatgaaaaagtaG